Genomic window (Aquimarina sp. BL5):
ACAGCAAAGGCGGGCAAATTAGAATTTTTATGCCCAGATACGGAAACATTAATGAACGTAGACATCAACTACACGAAGTAATTCGTTTATCTGGGATGAATCTTGTTATTAATGATCTAGATATGCCTTTGATTATCAAAGTAGCTTCTATCCCTAAAGAAAGGATGCAGGTTTATTTTATTGACAATGAAGATTATTTCAAGCGAAAAGCCACCCTTACTGACGAAGAAGGAAATCTATTTCCAGACAATGATGAGCGGGCAATATTTTTTGCAAAAGGAGTTATTGAGACGGTTAAGAAATTAAATTGGTCTCCTGATGTAATACATGTTCACGGATGGTTAGCATCTATGCTTCCATTATATCTAAGAAATTATTATGCTAATGAACCATTATTTAGCCATAGTAAGATTGTAACTTCTGTTTATGATCATGGATATAAAGGAACGTTGGACAAAAATATGTTAGAAAAAGTTAAGTTTGATGGAATAGATGAAGAGAAGATAGCTGATCTTGCTAAACCAACATATAATAATGTAATGAAAGTTGCAATAGATAATTCTGATGCAATAATTGTTGGGTCGGAAGAAATTCCTGAAGAACTTTCCAAACATTTAGAAACTATAGATCAACCTGTATTAGAATATAAAAAACCAGATGAATTTGCTGAAGCCTATGAATCCTTCTATCAGACAGAAGTGTTGGTGTAGCAAAAGGAACTATTATGAATTTGAAAAATGTTTTGATCAAAATAACAGCTATAGTAGCTGTTATTTTTACTGCTGTATCTTGTGATGATGATTTTAATTCAGTTGGAAGTGAGGTAATTGGAGATGTAAATTTTGAAGATGACGAATACAATGCTATTCCGATAGCCTACAGTAAAAGATTTGAAAAAGTCCAAACCAGTGGTTTACCTAATAATTTATTAGGAGTTTACAATGATCCAGTGTATGGGCAATCTGTTTATAGTATAGTTTCAGAGGTGATACCTAGTCAGTTTAATCCTTCTTTTGGGAGAGATGCGATTCTAGATAGTGTAGTATTGAATGTACCATACTTTAGTAATATAACAGAATCAAATACAGAAGATGGAGTAGTCGTTAATACATTTGAATTAGATTCGGTGTATGGTTCTAGTGATATA
Coding sequences:
- a CDS encoding glycogen/starch synthase; the encoded protein is MKDKRILYVSSEVIPYLPETEISSMSFEAPRMVNSKGGQIRIFMPRYGNINERRHQLHEVIRLSGMNLVINDLDMPLIIKVASIPKERMQVYFIDNEDYFKRKATLTDEEGNLFPDNDERAIFFAKGVIETVKKLNWSPDVIHVHGWLASMLPLYLRNYYANEPLFSHSKIVTSVYDHGYKGTLDKNMLEKVKFDGIDEEKIADLAKPTYNNVMKVAIDNSDAIIVGSEEIPEELSKHLETIDQPVLEYKKPDEFAEAYESFYQTEVLV